AAATGTCTGAAGGGGTTTTGCGCTTATCTACAAATGCACCAATTACTTACGTCAACGAGCAAGCTCCATTTCACTTAGATAAGCCACTTGTTTTTACGCTGACATGGGATGACTCGATACGCGATGATTTGCTCTCAAATGCTTACACGCAGCTCACAAAGACACGCTTGTATTGGGAGCAGTGGGTTCGCCACTGCAATATTCCGTTTCTCTTTCAAAAAGAAGTTATACGATCCGCTTTAGCACTCAAACTCAACTGTTTCGAAGATACCGGCGCCATTCTCGCTGCCCTTTCCACGAGCCTACCCGAAATTGTTGGCAGCGAGAGGAATTGGGACTATCGCTTCTGTTGGTTGAGAGATGCTTATTTCTTTTTGTCTGCATTTCGCAATATTGGCCATTTCGAAGAAATGCTCGGATTCATGAATTTTCTTTTGGATTTGGTTTACACCGCTGACTCTGAGCGACTTGGTCCGGTTTACAGCTTGGATCTTAAAAAGCCTCTTCCGGAGTATATTCACGACAATTGGACTGGCTACCAAGGATCCAGCCCTGTGAGATCAAACAACCAAGCCGGCGAACATGTGCAGAATGACATTTACGGAGAGCTCCTACTTACCTTGGCGCCTATATACTATGACGAAAGATTCATCGACCTAAGAACAAGTGAACACTCTCACGTGATTTCTCGGCTTATTGGGCTTGCTATTGACTCCGTCGGACAAGTAGATGCCGGGCTGTGGGAGTTAAGAAATCAATCTCTCGAACACACATTTACAAACCTTATGTCTTGGGCCGGCTTAAACAGATTTCGAGTCTGCGCGGAGCAATCGCGCATCCAGCTGGAATTAAACAAGATTACACAAGCTGAGGAGCTCGCTCTTGATCGACTCGCAAAAAGCCAACACGAAGGCGTGCTGACAAACTCACCAAATGATTCTACTTTTGACGCTTCGTTGCTTCTAGCAACTGTACTTCGTTATCCGAATGACCAAACAAATAGAAAAACGGTAGACAAAGTTATTGAACGGCTTGGCAATCCGCAGACTAAGGGCTTTGAATATTTACTCTATCGATACAGAAGAGCTGACGACTTTGGAACTCCAAAACATCCTTTTGTGGCCTGCTCATTTTGGTTAGCCGAAGCTTTGTCTGCACTCGGAGAACACAAACGAGCGAACATCGCATTCGAACAAGCTCTAAGCACGGCTAATCACGTAGGGCTTTTCTCGGAGCACTTCGACATCCACACAAAAACGCAGACGGGTAACTTCGCGCAAGCGTATTCACATGCAGCTCTTATCAATGCAGCCTTCCGATTGAGTCCTCCATGGAGCCACATACTCTGACTGTGGCGTTGATCGTGGCTTTTCGGTGCTACAATATCTCTCTCAGATTGTGCCCATCTAGGTCGTGTGACCTGTTACGCACTAGCTTGCAGCCTGGTTTCGAATCGGAAAATCTTGCCAGTAAAAACAGTAGAACCCCGCGTTCATGGATAGAACGCGTTCACAAATATAAGTTCTAATATGAGTTCTAAATTTATTCAGAAACAATGAAACCACTAGGTTCAAGTTCGTCTTCCCATTCTTTTTCGTAAGTGACAAAGATTTTGCTTCCTTTGACCGGAGGACGGGCGAACTTAATTCTACGACCTACAACTTCAAAAGAAATTTCTTGCTCTGGAACAAGCTGAACTTCTACTGTAGAAGCGACAGGTGCAAACTTGAGTTCAAAAGAATTAATGAGTCTACGAATTTGATCACCAATTCGAGCCATCAGATGCGCATAATCGGTTTGACAAATACTTGCTGTACTTCCGCCTGTTAGTCTTGCAGCTTCTGCGAGAAGCACTCCAAAATACGCTTCAACTCCGGTTCGGTTCTGCTCTGCGAGACACGCGGTGTCGCCGGGCTCGATTACAATCGAGTATATTGCAAAAGCTTTTTCCACTCCAAATGCACCATACACGGCGTTAAGAACATCTTCACCTTTGGTGGCCTTTGATGGGCCTCGGCTCAACTCATCCTCGTCACTTAAAATAACTGCCGCAAAATCAGAGTTATCTCTAAAGAAGCCTGCGTTGTGACTGTTTCGCTGACGAATCACATCGATAATTGCTCTCAACGGCTGCTCGTTAGAGCTTGGACAATCATAACCTCCTGAGCAGCCTTGAGTTTCTGGGCGTTGGACGGTTGCGCGAAACACTTTTTCAAGGTCATGGGTTCTCGGAGTGAGTATCTTTTCTTTAGAGCGACCTCCGAGCCTTAACAACTTCCCATTAGTAGAGTGGGGCCCTAAACTCAGGTCAGTCGTTGTCACACCAATCTGCCAATCAACATCTCGAAGTTGATCCGCAAAGCTGGTGAATCTTTGACCAAGTCGTGCCTGCTCGTATTCCATTGAAACAGAATTGTCCGTGACAAACAAAATGTCGGCTCTTTCGCCGTTGGGATTCTGTTGAAACTCTTCGGTAATTTTTTCTGCAGGAACTGGAATAACATCGGGTGGTGGTTGTGGAGTTGTAGGTTCATCAACTGGCGGCTCAACGACTACTGGCGGCTCAACGACTACTGGCGGCTCAACGACTACTGGCGGCTCAACGACTACTGGCGGCTCAACGACTACTGGCGGCTGCACAACTACTGGAGGTGCAACTACCACCGGAGGAGTCTCCATCACAGGAGGAGTCGCTGGCTGGTTAGGAGGCTCACTTGGCGGAGTACCTTGATGGGACGGCACGTCGTTGCCCCCCCCTGAGGCGTCTGTATTCTGCGAAGCGATCGTTCTTGCCTTTTGAAACTGCACGGGTGAAGAGCAACCTGCACCAAGCGTTAAACTGACAATAGCTACTAGCGGAATGATCCTGAAAAAATATTCATCACTTTGATCAAGTTTTCGGTCCATATAAATCTCCCCTGACTCCTATGCCTCCTTTCATTGCAATCAGTGGACCAAATTCAAATTTCGCAAAACCGATCAAAATCTAATTTTTTTATTGGATCTAAATTGAGAATTTGTACAAAGAAAATGCAAAAGACAGCAAATACACACTGGCTGCGGGTTTCCGGCCGCCATATGCAGGCCTAAGGTCTAGCTCCCAATTCTAAACTATTTGTCGAATCGTTTCATATGGAACTTTTCTCGACACAAATCGATTGATTTCGACAAGGCACGAGTATCGTGCAAAGGCTGGGCACTTTTTGAACATCAAAATCATTTCTCTCTACATGTTCGACACTAAAACTAGAGCTCTTTGAGTCAAGCGTATTGGATCAAAAATGAAATGTTTTAGATTTTAAAAAGTAAATCACGCCTCAAAATTTAGGGCAATATGCCCACTCTTTTGCTTTATAAATAAGGGCTCGCAAGCCGTGCAAATCCATCTCGAATTCGATTTAAAAGCGGCCGCCGACTAAATGAGCTAAGTGTAAGTCGGCGTGCTGAATGCCACTTCTTTTCGAAAATCTGTGAAAACCTCTGGCAAGCTGCCTCTCCTGCTATTTCCACATTCAGCTCGAAATTTAATCGGAGACTCCGTGGATCCCAGTTCGCGCTTCCCACTGTCGCCCACACTCGATCGACAATGAATAGCTTACTATGATCGAAAGGTTTCGGTGTAAGCGCGACTTCAACACCAACTCCGAGAAGAGCATCTATAAAGTGGTTCATCGCCCAACCCACAAATCTAAGATTATTATTTTTTGGAAGTAAGACCCTTACCCGCACCCCCGATACAACAGCCAACCTGAGCGAAGAAAATAAACTCGCGTTGAGAATCAGATAGGGCGTCAATATATCGACCGTAGTTTTTGCGTTTCTTAAGGCATACAATAATAACATTTCGATCTTCTCTATATCTTTACCCGGGCCATCAGGTATAGCCCTACCAGAGAAAGGCAAGCCTCTATCAAGTGCTTGATCCGTTTGCGCGCTCTCTTTAGCAAGTAGCTCGTTCTTATCAGTATTTGTTTCAACGTTTTTGCCAACATTGTGAAGCGGCGAACCTAGAACAACCGACGCGTGGTCTGTGGAAATTTCGAATTTTTCTCCGCCGGAGAAAATCCAATCGGCTAAAAATACTTCTGCCAACTGAAAACAAACCGGCCCGCGAATTAAAAAATGCAGATCAAGAATAGACTGTTTCGATTTAATGGTTTCGTCATGGCCGTCTCGAACATTCATGCCGCCCGTGAACACGAGTTCATCATCGACAATCAAAAGCTTTCTGTGATTGCGCAAATTAAAATAGTGAATTGTGCCCGGTTTAAAAATTGGAAGAAACGTGCGGCTCTCAAGGCCTGCCTTTTTAAGAGAGCCCACAATTGAGGGCCAAGTATATCTTCGCCCCACATCATCCAGCAAAATACGAACTTTCACGCCCCTCGTCTGCGCCGCAGCCATAGCTTCGATAAGCCGCTTTGCCACTTGCCCGTTGTCAAAGATATAAGTGCACAGATGAACCGTATGCTTAGCCCCCTCGATGGCCTGAAGCATTGAAGCGTAGACTTCCGAACCCTTTTCGTAAGCCTCAATGGAGTTCTGCTTTGTAATTTCGAATTCGATAGGAAGGCCGCGCGTCGCTAGCATTTCGGCTTTGCGAGCTACGCGGTTAATACCGAGCAATAAATAGAGCAGCGTACCTACGCCCGGAAATACGAGAGCAAAAATTATCCAGCTAGCGGCAGACTTAGAATCTCTTTTATGAAGAGCTATATGAGTTGCCGTTGCGAAGGCGACTGAATAGAGCGCCACCCCCCAAAAAGGGACAATCTGAAAATCCATTTACTTAGGTTAGCCGTTTTGCGCCATTTCGCAAGTTCTGCCGACATGGCCAAATTAAGCTGAATCTTTCACTAAGAGCTTTCGCTTAACTGCCACCGCGACAAATCCGACATAAATGAAATGGCAGAGTACAAACAAAGAAACTTCTTTCACTCCGCCAACTCCAAAACCGTAGGTGTGAAGGCCCGCTCCCAATACATAGTTAACTCCAAACCAAGCCATAATCACAAGACCAAAGCTAACTACCGAAGACGCAATAAAACCAAATGTCTTCAGCCAACCAGCTAGTCTGCCATGTAACACAGCGACATACCCCAAAAGCGCAATCAATGCCCAATTCTCTTTAGGGTCCCATCCCCAAAATCGTCCCCAAGAGTAGTCCGCCCATACTCCCCCTAAAATCGTACCTGCAGCCAACAAGACAACGCCAATCATCAGAGCTCGGTAAATGGCGCGCGAAATATCTTGAATAATAGGATCGTGATCACGCTTTCCTTTAAGGTAATGAAAAAGACCGATGTCCCCTAATACAAAGGCCACAAAGAATGCTCCATAAGAAAGAGTGATTGTTAACACGTGAACTGTGAGCCACAAATTACTTCTGAGTACCGATTCGAGCGGCTGAATCGAAGGATCTAGCACACTAGGAGCAAGGTCCGCTGTGATCAAGCAGACGACAGCGACTATCAATGACGAAAGCACAGTCAACGTCGAAAACTTTTTCGAACTATTCTGTGCCTTCTTAGCTGATTTTGATAAAGCGATGATCCCGCCAAATACGACAGCTCCCCAAGCGACCCAAACAACCGACTCATACATATTTGATACAGGCGGCCGGCCCGTCAAAAAGACTCTGAGGGCAAATCCGTAACTGTGAATCAAAAAAGCGATGCCAGTAAAAAAGAGAGAAAACGTAAAGAGGCCTCTTTTGTCAAAAATCCAGCTAGCTAAAACGAAACAAGCAGCAAGAGCATAGAGAATCCATGCCCATTTAAAAGGATGAAACTGGTTGTAATGAACCTCTGCTCGGATCAGTGATTCGTCGGCGTAACCTGCGGGATTGATCGCACGAGCATTCGAAATAAGCACTTTCACTGACCCGTCTAGGTTTGCAGCACTTCCCGTTTTGATGGCTTCAACAAATGCGCTCGCAAATGCAGAAAAGTCCGCAGCCGAGCTGTCGTTGGCTTTTGAAACTTCTGCAACAGACACCCAAGATGTGTTTTGAGAAGCCGAAAATTCATCGTGGTCACTGCCAGTCACCTCCGTCTCTACTCTTGGCCAAAACTTGAGAGCATGCCCGCTTGCAACCATCGAAAAGAGATTTATCTGACTATCTAAAAGCTGAACGGCCTGATCAAACGGCAGCAATTTTTCTTTGTTCTGGCGCTTTGCTTGCACATCGCTCACCAAAGAGAGCCAGATAGAGCTCTTTTGCATGACTTCACTCAGTGTAAATAGCGACTTATCTTCGTTAAGCTCAAGTCGCGCCTTCAGCGGTTTATTATTGATCTTAAACATCTCAACCTGCGACCAATGTTCCGGAACAAAGTGCCAGGTCAAAACGACCTCATTTGCGCTTTTTGAATTGTAAGTGTCTTTTCCGTAGATGAGCCGAAGCGCCTCACGTGCAAACGAATCGAAGGGTTTGATGCGTCCGCCATCTTGAAGCGGAATCTGACCAATTGCCGAAAAGTCTTGCGCGCAAGTTAACGAGCAGGTGAACAACAAGCTTAAACCAATATAAGCTGCAACGGTCTTTTTGCCGAATATCGTTTTCAAAGAACGAACCATGTTTGAAAAGTCTGTCATTTTAGTCTCCTTAAAAAGAGCATTGCAGAGCCAACCACCAATAATAAAGACCCGAGGTACTTCCAAAACCTGCCAGGATCTTTATTTACTGACAACACAGAGGCCACTGGCCTACCGACTGAGTCCTCCTGAAAACTTGCTTGATAAAACGTAAAGCCCTCATGCTTGAGCGGTTCATTCATCGAAATGACTGAGGCGCCAAGCCCCGGAACTAATACTTCACTCTCGTAACTTTTGGCTCTCATTGTGCCCTGATAGCGGCCAATGCGAAACTCCTTGAGCTCAACGTCAAACCCAAGATCTAACCTGCGGTTACCGTAGGTTAGAATGTATCCGAGATCATTTGTAAACATTCGTGCACCGCTATTAAGCCCCACCCATTGGGACTCTCCGGCAAATTCGATTTCAATCGCTGACGTAGTGACTTCACTAGGACGCTCTCGTTTTTCAAACTCGACCACCCGCTCTGCGGGTGCGATGAGATCAAGAAGTTTAAACTCGAAACCCATCCACGGCAGCATTACTCCTTCGTTGACTTTGAGTTTTGCGACTTTCAAAGGAGCGCTAGAATCCTTCGTTTGAATGGCGTAACCGAGCACGTTATCGGCGGCTAGCCACACCCACAACGCGTTGACGCCTAAAGATTTTACCATCGCAGTCTTAGCTTCTGATTCACTAGAAACCAGACTGACCTTAAGAGGTCCGAAAGACTCCGAGGATTCTAGTTTGCCGTCGTAAAAGACCCAACGACTCACCTTCGCTACAGGGCCCACTAATGCGAAGCTCATCGCAACAGAGGGTTCTTTTTTGTCAGAGATTTTGTAAGTCTCTTTTCGGATGGCATAAGGATAGAATTGTCGAATCTTTAGTTTAGGAATGTCGCTTCCGATATCAACAACTAACGGATCTTCTAGTGTTGGCGGCGACTGAAGAAACTCAGCTGACTGCTGGTGAATCTGGCGGAAGGAGTCCCCTCCGAGCGAAGCGTACACTCTGAGATCGATATCACTTGTGGAGACCCATCTGTTAGTCTCACCGATGTTAAGAACTAAAGATCCATCTACGCCCGTCTGCTTTGTCACCCATGCACCGACAACTATCGTCACCAAACCTAAGTGAGCTAGCAAAAAGGGGATGTGTCGCTTCTTCCAGGGCCATCTGTCGAAGGCAACACAGACGAGGTTTGTGACAAAAAGAGCTAGCACTCCGATCATCCACGGCGAGTGGTACACGAGCACCTTTGCTGTGTGTGCGTCGTACTCAGCTTCTACAAATGTTCCCCACGCAGAGACGACTCCCATTGCCACTATCACAATCACGGCAAGTTTGATTGAAGCTAAGAATGCGAAGGTTTTTTCAAGGAGACCAATACCGATTCGTAGATATTCCTGAGCCCTGCTAATTCGATGTAATGCAGGTCCTTCTAGCTGTTGTGTTTCGTCGTTCTCTTGCACTTTATTGCTTCCCTCTCGGACTTCTCTCGTCACGAAGACCTCATGGTTAGAATGGCTTGCCTGCCCGCCTTGGCTCCGTGGCAATGGCCGCATGGATTTGCATGACGGCCTTTTGAACTACCAACTGCAATTGCTTCGCCTTCTCGGGTAGAAGCTGTTTGGTTTCTTCATCCATGTAGAGCGCACGGTTTAATTCCACCTGAATGCAGTTTTGACCAAGCTTTGGCTTACCATAGGTTTCTGTGATGCGACCACCAACATATGGCCAGTTTTCTTTAATTGTTAATCCCGCATTCGTAAAAGATTGAACGACAAGGTCCTTGAAGTGTTTCGAACAGCTCACACCATTGAAATCACTTACTACAGCATCGGCCCTTCTCTCACCGGGATCACGATGTTCCTTCGTGCCCACTGAAGGCATGCTGTGAGCGTCTAAATGATACACCTGCGTAAAGCCTTTCTCAAAAAAACTCTTATATTGGGATCTAACTTGCTCATGAAAAGGCTCAAAGTGCTCAGTAACAATTTTTTGAAAAACCTCACGACTAATGGGCTGATCGAGTAGTTTCTGCCCCTTCGTAGTTATTTGCCAAATAAAGCCTCGTCGGTGCGAGGGCTCATTTGCTGCGCCCTCGACAGAATTGGCATCCACATCTTCTGGGGAACGATTCAAATCACAAAAATATCTGTGCCAGGGAGTAACAACAGATGGGATATCAAGGTCTTCGATAACGGGTCGATAGAGCAGGTCGACAAAACGGTCAACATCACACATCTGTATTCGTTCATCCAGGCCTTGCAACCAGGTAGCTGCGGGAGGAATTCTCTCTCCAGAATGTGGAATCGAAATAAAAAAGGGAATTTTAGAGTCCAAGACTGAGCTATCTCCTTCTACTTTTGGATTAATTTGTGCTCTACTGACATCATGAGGTCAACATGAACTCTGGTGTAAGAAAATCAGCCATCTATACACGCTCAGGCGATCAAGGGATGTCATCGCTCATTGGAGGCCAAAAAGTCTCTAAAAACCATTATCGACTAAGAGCCTACGGATCACTTGACGAACTCAATAGCTTTCTGGGTTTGGCGCATGTCAAATGTGAGTTTTCTGAGATTGGTGAGCAGGTTTTGGCTATTCAATCAGATCTATTTGTTATAGGGAGCCATTTGGCTTGCGAGGATGCGGCTTTAAGTGCCAAGCTTCCGCAATTGTCTGAAGATCGTATCTCGGTGATCGAAAGAGACATCGACAAATTTGACGCGACTCTTTCGCCTTTGAAGAATTTTATTTTACCAGGTGGCAGTGAAGGGTCGGCTCTCCTGCACGTTTGCCGCACCATTTGCCGTAGAGCCGAGCGAGAGATTGTTGCAATGCATGAAAGCGAAAAAACTGACGTCAGATATGTGGAGTACCTCAATCGACTCAGTGATTACCTTTTCGTGGCAGCACGGGCCGAAAACCAACATCGAAATGTGAAGGACACCGTATGGAATCCTTAGCTTTTCACCGTCGGTTATTGAATGTGCCAAATAGCCCACCCGTAAGCGACTTTGCGGATTTACCCGCCTACAAGCTTGTCAGCTTTCGGGCTTGGTAGCAGGGGTTTGCAATTTTGTTAGTTTGCGCGCCTAAAAGTTTCCTTAGCCTGCCAACGCGCGACAGCAACTGAATAGAAATAAGGGGACTTCCATGTCTACACCGGATGCAACTAACCAGGTCAGCCAAGTACATGAAGGCCAAACAATGGAACGCTGGCAACCGTTGACGCTTTTTAAAGCAAGAGAGTCTGATGATGCAGAACTTTGCCGATACTGGAGTCAGTTAAAGTGGTCATCTTCGGTAGACATACTTAAAGAGAGACGTCCTCCTTTTTTTTCTCATTACAGGCTTCAAACCGACGACTACGACAGTTATTTGCTGAGAGACGAAAAAGAAATCGTCGGTATGGGTAGTTTTCTTTTTCGAGAAGGTCTTGTGGGCGGGATGCCCGAGACAATTGGCTTTGCCACTGACCTTTCGATTTCTCACGACCGACGAGCCATCACCACATGGGCACAGCACTTTTTACCTGTGCTGCGAGGATCGACCGAACCACGCGGCTGCCGTTATGTGTTCACAGTTTTCGGCCCGGGCCAGCTGAATTCATTTAATTCACTTATCCGCCCGCGAACTCCTAAAAGAGCAATGCCCAGATTCTACTTGGTTCGAAAATTCAAGGCTGTAAGCATTCACGGTTTTATGCCTTTCGTAAAACCTGTAAAGGCTATTCATGTACGTAATGCTGATATCAATGACCTAGAGGTTTTATCGGATTACTTAAAGAGAAAGTCGTCTGCCCATTTGATGGCTTTCAATTACAACGCAGACTTATTGAATGAACGGTTTCGACGATGGCCCAATTTTTCAATTTCTGACTTTCTTATGGCATTTGACGGTAAGAAAAACTTGATTGGTTGTGTAGCGCCCTGGCAGAACACATCAACGGTGAAATACCATATCGACAAAGTAACAGGCTTTTCACTCACTCTGCAGAGCACGTTTTTTTGGACTAGTCTTTTAGGGATCACAAATAGGTTTCCAAAAACGAATTCAGAAATTCCTTTTTCTCATCTGACCCATTTTTATTATGAAAATCCAGATGTCATGATGTCTTTGGCCTACCATGCATTTCGTGCACAATCTAATAGCCTCGCTCTTATCTATCCAAGTTTTCAAAATTCATTGAGAAATCTACCGCCCAGTGGCTGCATCCGTACCGAGCTGCCCTTTTCACTCTATGTGATGATGCCACCGGAAGCAGATTTGCCAGGCTTTCTAGGCGGCGGCGAACTCACTGCAGATCCTGACATTGAACTCGCCTTGATTTGAGGTCGCCTGGCAGTTTTCCTTAGAACATCCCATTGTGCGTAGGTGATTCCATCTTTTTTGTATTTCTAGGTGCGGTTGGGGTTGGGGTGTCGGTGAGCTGAGTACGTTTCCAGACATTGAACTCGCTTTGACTTGAGGTTGTGGGGATGGTGCGGCGAACCACTTAAGATCAGTATCTGGCGGGAATATAGCTTGCGCGTTGTAGAGTGCGGAAATCATTGGCTGCTTAGTCTAAAAATATCAGTTTTCATCGTCGGGTTTTCATATTTTCGTTCAGTGATCTAGTTGCACAGCGATCTAGTTGCTCAGTGATCTAGTTGCTCAGTGATCTAGTTGCTCAGTGATCTAGTTGCTCAGTGATCTAGTTGCTCAGTGATCTAGTTGCTCAGTGATCATCCTGTGCGGTGACTCTCCTGCTCCAGCACCTTCTGTTCATTGATATTCTTGTCCAGACATCCTATGGCTCGGCTTTCATCTTCCTGCTCAGCAACTCCCTTGTGCAAGGACTTCTTGCTCAGCAATCTTCTCGTTCATTAAACTTTTTGTTCAGTGATTGTCTCTTTTCTTAAATTAAAAGGTAGCGGTACCATAAATATTTAATAACACAAAGCATTCGGAGTATTACAAGGTTGCAGAGTCCCGTGTTTTAACTTATCATTCCTCATCTCTGACGTAGGACAAAACACGAATGAAATCTAAGGGTGAGAGTTTGAATACACGATTTAAGAAAAAGCATTCAGATTCGAAAAACGCACCATTCAAAGTTGTTTCATCTAAGAAACAACATGAGAATTCTACCTGCAAAAGTCTCCTTAGTGTTTCAGGTAAAAACCAACTCGTGGATGCGGATGCGAAACCATCTAAACTCAGGCGTGTTTCGCGAAAAAAACAACTTGTTCTGATCAAGGAACCACGGCCAGACACGAAGCTTTGGTGGATTGAAACTCAGCACCAATACGGCGGTTCGCTTCACTACAGAAAGGTAAAGCGACCTTTTGATACGACCAAGCTTATTCATACTGTTTTTAAGGCGAAACTTGGTAAAAATATCTGGTTTACCAAAAGCCAAGTATCAATCGGGAGACTTTTAGAAACTGCTGCCAAAAGATACAAGCTAAAGCTCAAAGACAAAGCGATCAATAAAGATCATATACACCTTCTCATTGAACCTAATCAATCCCAACCCTACGATGAAGCCCGCAGGGAGTTTCTTAGATTCCTCAGGTTTTTTGCAGCACAAATGGCCCGAAAATACGAAGAAATTCACAAGCGCCTCGGACTGAAGAAATCCCAAGATTTTTGGATCGCAAGACCGTTCACTAGGCTTGTCGGATGGGGCCGAAAAACCCTTACTAACATCCGCAACTACTTTGAGAAAAACCGCAACGAAGCCGCCGGTTTCGTCACCTTCACACCTAGAAAACACAGACTAAATGCATTTTTAGCTAAATGGCAAACCCAAGCACAGAAACTGGGCAACACTAGTTGATTGCAGTATAGGCCCAGGTGCGGAATTTGAAGACACTTGCTAACTCTTCCCTCCAGAGTTTTGGTCGAAATACAACGACTTAGGCGAAATGACAGCCCACCCAGCCCTTGGTATAAGGATTGCTA
The genomic region above belongs to Bdellovibrionales bacterium CG10_big_fil_rev_8_21_14_0_10_45_34 and contains:
- a CDS encoding glycosyl hydrolase — protein: MYPLGIVGNCNVSAFVSLQGSVDWLCMPRPDSPPIFGGLIDSDGGKFEITPVGKYESTQFYMENTNILVTEFRLQDGGRFRIVDFCPRFHQFGRIFRPQALYRIVEPVEGTSRIRVNFNPINGWSKQTPHRSQGNSHLRYKMSEGVLRLSTNAPITYVNEQAPFHLDKPLVFTLTWDDSIRDDLLSNAYTQLTKTRLYWEQWVRHCNIPFLFQKEVIRSALALKLNCFEDTGAILAALSTSLPEIVGSERNWDYRFCWLRDAYFFLSAFRNIGHFEEMLGFMNFLLDLVYTADSERLGPVYSLDLKKPLPEYIHDNWTGYQGSSPVRSNNQAGEHVQNDIYGELLLTLAPIYYDERFIDLRTSEHSHVISRLIGLAIDSVGQVDAGLWELRNQSLEHTFTNLMSWAGLNRFRVCAEQSRIQLELNKITQAEELALDRLAKSQHEGVLTNSPNDSTFDASLLLATVLRYPNDQTNRKTVDKVIERLGNPQTKGFEYLLYRYRRADDFGTPKHPFVACSFWLAEALSALGEHKRANIAFEQALSTANHVGLFSEHFDIHTKTQTGNFAQAYSHAALINAAFRLSPPWSHIL
- a CDS encoding cytochrome C biogenesis protein, translated to MTDFSNMVRSLKTIFGKKTVAAYIGLSLLFTCSLTCAQDFSAIGQIPLQDGGRIKPFDSFAREALRLIYGKDTYNSKSANEVVLTWHFVPEHWSQVEMFKINNKPLKARLELNEDKSLFTLSEVMQKSSIWLSLVSDVQAKRQNKEKLLPFDQAVQLLDSQINLFSMVASGHALKFWPRVETEVTGSDHDEFSASQNTSWVSVAEVSKANDSSAADFSAFASAFVEAIKTGSAANLDGSVKVLISNARAINPAGYADESLIRAEVHYNQFHPFKWAWILYALAACFVLASWIFDKRGLFTFSLFFTGIAFLIHSYGFALRVFLTGRPPVSNMYESVVWVAWGAVVFGGIIALSKSAKKAQNSSKKFSTLTVLSSLIVAVVCLITADLAPSVLDPSIQPLESVLRSNLWLTVHVLTITLSYGAFFVAFVLGDIGLFHYLKGKRDHDPIIQDISRAIYRALMIGVVLLAAGTILGGVWADYSWGRFWGWDPKENWALIALLGYVAVLHGRLAGWLKTFGFIASSVVSFGLVIMAWFGVNYVLGAGLHTYGFGVGGVKEVSLFVLCHFIYVGFVAVAVKRKLLVKDSA
- a CDS encoding cytochrome c biogenesis protein, giving the protein MRPLPRSQGGQASHSNHEVFVTREVREGSNKVQENDETQQLEGPALHRISRAQEYLRIGIGLLEKTFAFLASIKLAVIVIVAMGVVSAWGTFVEAEYDAHTAKVLVYHSPWMIGVLALFVTNLVCVAFDRWPWKKRHIPFLLAHLGLVTIVVGAWVTKQTGVDGSLVLNIGETNRWVSTSDIDLRVYASLGGDSFRQIHQQSAEFLQSPPTLEDPLVVDIGSDIPKLKIRQFYPYAIRKETYKISDKKEPSVAMSFALVGPVAKVSRWVFYDGKLESSESFGPLKVSLVSSESEAKTAMVKSLGVNALWVWLAADNVLGYAIQTKDSSAPLKVAKLKVNEGVMLPWMGFEFKLLDLIAPAERVVEFEKRERPSEVTTSAIEIEFAGESQWVGLNSGARMFTNDLGYILTYGNRRLDLGFDVELKEFRIGRYQGTMRAKSYESEVLVPGLGASVISMNEPLKHEGFTFYQASFQEDSVGRPVASVLSVNKDPGRFWKYLGSLLLVVGSAMLFLRRLK
- a CDS encoding formiminoglutamase; the encoded protein is MSIPHSGERIPPAATWLQGLDERIQMCDVDRFVDLLYRPVIEDLDIPSVVTPWHRYFCDLNRSPEDVDANSVEGAANEPSHRRGFIWQITTKGQKLLDQPISREVFQKIVTEHFEPFHEQVRSQYKSFFEKGFTQVYHLDAHSMPSVGTKEHRDPGERRADAVVSDFNGVSCSKHFKDLVVQSFTNAGLTIKENWPYVGGRITETYGKPKLGQNCIQVELNRALYMDEETKQLLPEKAKQLQLVVQKAVMQIHAAIATEPRRAGKPF
- a CDS encoding ATP:cob(I)alamin adenosyltransferase, which encodes MNSGVRKSAIYTRSGDQGMSSLIGGQKVSKNHYRLRAYGSLDELNSFLGLAHVKCEFSEIGEQVLAIQSDLFVIGSHLACEDAALSAKLPQLSEDRISVIERDIDKFDATLSPLKNFILPGGSEGSALLHVCRTICRRAEREIVAMHESEKTDVRYVEYLNRLSDYLFVAARAENQHRNVKDTVWNP